In Pseudomonas sp. R76, one genomic interval encodes:
- the exaC gene encoding acetaldehyde dehydrogenase ExaC, with product MRYAHPGTDGAIVSFKAKYGNYIGGEFVAPVDGNYFTNTSPVNGKPIAEFPRSTAKDIDKALDAAHAAADAWGKTSAQDRSLVLLKIADRIEQNLELLAITETWDNGKAVRETLNADIPLAADHFRYFAGCIRAQEGTSAEINELTASYHFHEPLGVVGQIIPWNFPLLMAAWKLAPALAAGNCVVLKPAEQTPLGINVLMELIGDLLPPGVLNVVHGFGKEAGEALATSKRIAKIAFTGSTPVGSHIMHAAAENIIPSTVELGGKSPNIFFADIMKAEPSFIEKAAEGLVLAFFNQGEVCTCPSRALVEESIYDDFMKVVMKKIEQIKRGDPLDTDTMVGAQASEQQFDKILSYLEIAKGEGAQLLTGGKVEQLTGDMAGGYYIQPTLLKGTNEMRVFQEEIFGPVVSITTFKDEAEALAIANDTEFGLGAGVWTRDINRAYRMGRAIKAGRVWTNCYHLYPAHAAFGGYKKSGVGRETHKMMLDHYQQTKNLLVSYDINPLGFF from the coding sequence ATGCGTTACGCACATCCCGGTACTGACGGCGCGATCGTTTCGTTCAAGGCCAAGTACGGTAACTACATCGGCGGCGAATTCGTTGCTCCGGTGGATGGCAACTACTTCACCAACACCTCGCCAGTCAACGGTAAGCCCATCGCCGAATTCCCGCGCTCCACGGCCAAAGACATCGACAAAGCCCTCGACGCCGCCCACGCCGCCGCTGATGCCTGGGGTAAAACCTCAGCCCAGGACCGCTCGCTGGTGCTGCTGAAAATCGCCGATCGTATCGAACAGAACCTCGAACTGCTGGCCATCACTGAAACCTGGGACAACGGCAAAGCCGTGCGTGAAACCCTCAACGCCGACATCCCGCTGGCCGCCGACCATTTCCGCTACTTCGCCGGCTGCATTCGCGCCCAGGAAGGCACCAGCGCCGAAATCAACGAACTCACCGCGTCGTATCACTTCCACGAGCCGCTGGGCGTGGTCGGCCAGATCATCCCGTGGAACTTCCCGCTGCTGATGGCTGCGTGGAAACTCGCCCCGGCCCTGGCGGCCGGTAACTGCGTGGTGCTCAAACCCGCCGAGCAAACCCCGCTGGGCATCAACGTGCTGATGGAGCTGATCGGCGACCTGTTGCCGCCCGGCGTGCTCAACGTGGTGCACGGTTTCGGCAAAGAAGCCGGCGAGGCCCTGGCCACCAGCAAACGCATCGCCAAGATCGCCTTCACCGGTTCCACGCCGGTGGGTTCGCACATCATGCACGCGGCGGCCGAGAACATTATTCCGTCCACCGTTGAGCTGGGCGGCAAGTCGCCGAACATCTTCTTCGCCGACATCATGAAAGCCGAACCGTCGTTTATCGAAAAAGCCGCCGAAGGCCTGGTGCTGGCCTTCTTCAACCAGGGCGAGGTGTGCACCTGCCCATCGCGCGCACTGGTGGAAGAGTCGATCTACGACGACTTCATGAAAGTGGTGATGAAAAAAATCGAGCAGATCAAACGCGGCGACCCGCTGGACACCGACACCATGGTCGGCGCCCAGGCGTCCGAGCAGCAGTTCGACAAGATCCTGTCCTACCTGGAAATCGCCAAAGGCGAAGGCGCGCAACTGCTGACCGGCGGCAAGGTCGAGCAGCTCACCGGCGACATGGCCGGCGGTTATTACATCCAGCCGACCCTGCTCAAGGGCACCAACGAAATGCGTGTGTTCCAGGAAGAAATCTTCGGCCCGGTGGTGAGCATCACCACCTTCAAGGACGAAGCCGAAGCCCTGGCGATTGCCAACGATACCGAGTTCGGCCTGGGCGCCGGCGTGTGGACCCGCGACATCAACCGCGCCTACCGCATGGGCCGCGCGATCAAGGCTGGCCGTGTGTGGACCAACTGCTACCACCTGTACCCGGCGCATGCCGCGTTCGGCGGTTACAAGAAGTCGGGCGTGGGCCGTGAGACGCACAAGATGATGTTGGACCATTACCAGCAGACCAAAAACTTGCTGGTGAGCTACGACATTAATCCGTTGGGCTTTTTCTAA
- the eat gene encoding ethanolamine permease has product MPSEPTGSSVDFEKVDSHYFQQRELKKGAAGWVLLVGLGVAYVISGDYAGWNFGLAQGGWGGMFLATLLMATMYLCMCFSLAELSSMIPTAGGGYGFARSAFGPWGGFLTGTAILIEYAIAPAAIAVFIGAYCESLFGIGGWMIYLAFYIIFIGIHIFGVGEALKLMFVITAIAAIALGVFLVSMVPHFNVANLLDIPVTEAKGASTFLPFGYVGVWAAIPYAIWFFLAVEGVPLAAEETKNPKRDLPRGLIGAIVVLTSFALLILVIAPGGAGTYALIKSGNPLVEALALSYGGSTWMGSFVNLVGLAGLIASFFSIIYAYSRQIFALSRAGYLPRKLSQTNKSKAPVLALVIPGIIGFGLSLTGQGDLLILVAVFGATISYVLMMAAHITLRIRRPKMVRPYRTPGGIFTSGVALVLACVAVVAGFLVDPRVVIGAAIIYGVLIAYFAFYSRHHLVAGTPEEEFAAIQAAEAALH; this is encoded by the coding sequence ATGCCTAGCGAACCCACTGGCTCTTCCGTCGACTTTGAAAAAGTCGACTCCCACTACTTCCAACAACGCGAACTGAAAAAAGGCGCCGCCGGCTGGGTGCTGCTGGTTGGCCTCGGCGTTGCCTATGTGATCTCCGGCGACTACGCCGGTTGGAACTTTGGCCTGGCCCAAGGTGGCTGGGGCGGCATGTTCCTCGCCACCTTGCTCATGGCCACCATGTACCTGTGCATGTGTTTCTCCCTGGCCGAACTGTCTTCCATGATTCCCACCGCCGGCGGCGGCTACGGCTTTGCCCGCAGCGCCTTTGGCCCCTGGGGCGGGTTCCTTACCGGCACCGCCATCCTGATCGAATACGCCATCGCCCCCGCCGCCATTGCGGTGTTTATCGGCGCTTATTGCGAGTCGCTGTTCGGCATTGGCGGCTGGATGATTTACCTGGCGTTCTACATCATCTTTATCGGCATCCACATCTTCGGCGTCGGTGAAGCCTTGAAGCTGATGTTTGTGATTACCGCCATCGCAGCGATTGCCTTGGGCGTGTTCCTGGTGTCGATGGTGCCGCACTTCAACGTCGCCAACTTGCTGGATATTCCAGTCACCGAGGCCAAGGGCGCGAGCACCTTCCTGCCGTTTGGCTACGTCGGCGTGTGGGCGGCGATTCCCTACGCCATCTGGTTCTTCCTCGCCGTCGAGGGCGTGCCGCTGGCCGCCGAAGAAACCAAAAACCCCAAGCGCGACCTGCCACGCGGCCTGATCGGAGCCATTGTGGTGCTGACCAGTTTTGCCCTGTTGATTCTGGTCATCGCACCGGGCGGCGCGGGCACTTACGCACTGATCAAGTCGGGCAACCCGCTGGTTGAAGCACTGGCGCTGTCCTACGGCGGTTCGACCTGGATGGGCAGCTTCGTCAACCTCGTGGGCCTGGCCGGGCTGATCGCGAGCTTTTTCTCGATTATCTATGCGTATTCGCGGCAGATCTTTGCGCTATCGCGCGCCGGGTACCTGCCGCGCAAGCTGTCGCAAACCAACAAAAGCAAGGCGCCAGTGCTGGCGTTGGTGATCCCCGGCATTATCGGTTTCGGCCTGTCGCTGACCGGCCAGGGCGATTTGCTGATTCTGGTGGCGGTGTTCGGCGCGACCATTTCCTACGTGTTGATGATGGCCGCGCACATCACCTTGCGCATCCGTCGCCCCAAAATGGTTCGCCCGTACCGCACGCCGGGCGGCATTTTCACTTCCGGCGTCGCCTTGGTGCTGGCCTGCGTGGCCGTGGTGGCGGGCTTTCTAGTGGATCCTCGAGTGGTGATTGGCGCCGCGATCATCTATGGAGTATTAATTGCTTACTTTGCTTTCTACAGCCGGCATCACTTGGTAGCAGGCACGCCCGAGGAAGAATTCGCGGCGATCCAGGCCGCAGAGGCCGCCTTGCACTAA
- a CDS encoding ethanolamine ammonia-lyase subunit EutB — MASFSHAVGAQTYRFDSLKDVMAKASPARSGDFLAGVAAQNDGERVAAQMALANIPLKHFLEEVLIPYERDEVTRLIIDTHDKQAFSVVSHLTVGGLRDWLLSDAADEHSLRALAPGLTPEMAAAVSKIMRVQDLVLVAQKIRVVTQFRGTMGLRGRLSTRLQPNHPTDEPAGIAASILDGLLYGNGDAMIGINPATDSIASICAMLEMLDAIIQRYEIPTQACVLTHVTTSIEAINRGVPLDLVFQSIAGTEAANASFGISLSVLQEGYDAGLSLNRGTLGQNLMYFETGQGSALSANAHFGVDQQTCETRAYAVARHFKPFLVNTVVGFIGPEYLYNGKQIIRAGLEDHFCGKLLGVPMGCDICYTNHAEADQDDMDTLLTLLGVAGINFIMGIPGSDDIMLNYQTTSFHDALYARQTLGLKPAPEFEQWLAKMGIFTQADGKVHFGNSLPPAFRHALKQLG, encoded by the coding sequence ATGGCAAGCTTTTCCCACGCGGTGGGTGCACAGACCTACCGCTTCGACAGCCTCAAGGACGTGATGGCCAAGGCCAGCCCGGCGCGCTCCGGGGACTTCCTCGCCGGCGTCGCCGCGCAGAATGACGGCGAGCGCGTGGCCGCGCAGATGGCGCTGGCGAATATCCCGTTGAAACACTTCCTCGAAGAAGTGCTGATTCCCTACGAGCGTGACGAAGTTACCCGGCTGATCATCGACACTCACGATAAACAGGCGTTTAGCGTGGTCAGCCACCTGACCGTCGGCGGCCTGCGCGACTGGCTGCTCAGCGACGCAGCCGATGAACATTCCCTGCGCGCCCTGGCGCCCGGGCTGACACCGGAAATGGCCGCCGCCGTGTCCAAGATCATGCGTGTGCAGGACCTGGTGCTGGTTGCGCAGAAGATCCGCGTGGTCACCCAGTTTCGCGGCACCATGGGCCTGCGCGGGCGCCTGTCGACGCGCCTGCAACCCAACCACCCCACCGACGAACCGGCCGGCATTGCCGCGAGCATTCTCGACGGCCTGCTTTACGGCAACGGCGACGCCATGATCGGCATCAACCCGGCCACCGACAGCATCGCCTCGATCTGCGCCATGCTCGAGATGCTCGATGCGATCATCCAGCGCTACGAAATCCCCACCCAGGCTTGCGTGCTCACCCACGTCACCACGTCGATCGAAGCCATCAACCGTGGCGTGCCGCTGGACTTGGTGTTTCAGTCGATTGCCGGCACCGAGGCCGCCAACGCCAGTTTCGGCATCAGCCTCAGCGTGCTGCAGGAAGGTTATGACGCGGGCTTGAGCCTGAATCGCGGCACCTTGGGCCAGAACCTGATGTATTTCGAAACCGGCCAGGGCAGCGCCTTGTCGGCCAATGCGCACTTTGGCGTCGACCAGCAAACCTGCGAAACCCGTGCCTACGCCGTGGCGCGGCACTTCAAGCCGTTTTTGGTCAACACCGTTGTAGGCTTTATCGGCCCCGAGTACCTGTACAACGGCAAACAGATCATCCGCGCCGGCCTCGAAGACCACTTCTGCGGCAAGCTGCTTGGCGTGCCGATGGGCTGCGACATCTGCTACACCAACCACGCCGAAGCCGACCAGGACGACATGGACACCCTGCTGACCCTGCTGGGCGTGGCCGGGATCAATTTCATCATGGGCATCCCCGGCTCCGACGACATCATGCTCAACTACCAGACCACCTCGTTCCACGACGCCTTATACGCCCGCCAAACACTGGGTTTAAAACCGGCGCCGGAGTTTGAACAGTGGCTGGCGAAAATGGGCATCTTTACGCAAGCCGACGGCAAGGTGCACTTCGGCAACAGCCTGCCACCGGCATTTCGCCACGCCTTGAAGCAATTGGGATGA